In the genome of Caenorhabditis elegans chromosome IV, the window gaataaaaattaataaagatTAGACAACgtttaaaatatattagatttttcaaaatgtttttgaatagaaaaatagaaacacAATAATTATATTGTGAAAGACATCAATTCCGTAAAAGAAATGAATGATTGTatacaaaatttattaaaccaaatttgaagcaaaattcACAGTAAGTAAACTATACATTTATACCTGAGAAGAAAAATAGGTTGTtatctttgaaatttaaattttaactgtttcatTGGGTAagtaaaaactgtttttgttctatttttttcaatccgTCATCGCTATCTCATGCAAACTTGAgcaaatctaaaaaaagaTTACTAgcaaatataacttttttcggtAAAGGCGTCAAGCGCAACACTAGTTTATTAAACAAAGAGTAAGTCTATGCAAACATCAAATTATCGTATAAAAGCGGTACATTTTCTTCCATCAAAATCACTCTCAAGTCTTCATTCAAACATGTTCCAAAAGTCTTTGATCGTCTTGGCTCTTGCTCTTTTCTGTATTTCCTCTTCCCAAGTGGTGTACTCACCGGAAGTCGTTGCTTCTCCATACTACTATGGAGCTGCTCCAGTTGCTGCCTCTGCCTACCCATATGCCTACGCTTACGGAGCTACCGCCTACCCAACTGCCTTCTATGGATGGGGATCTAATAAGGTGAATTTGTGAATTGGgaaactgaaattataaatttttaaatttcagggaCAACAAGCTCGAGCATCTGCTGTTCCAACTCAAAAGTTGACCAACAATCAGTAGAAGATCTCAAGTTTTTGGATATGTGTATTATACGAAAAAATGGCATCAacaataaatgatttttcttgacACACGAGCAGTATAagcaatttccaattttaaaacttcaaatactCAGAGAATCTACCGAAAATATTTCACACCGCTTTACTAAAATagcaactctgaaaaaaaatgccaacAACACATTTAGGGTTTATGTTTTTTCGGAATGCCACTAACCTACATTAGAGGCGaatacaataaaatattatgatTGGTGTTGAACTTTAACAATTGATAAAATCGGTTTCACATTGCGCACAAATAGGCCagcctttttttaaaatattgatcgCACTGCTAGTTGAAAGCAATCGTCACATATATCCTCAAAAGTGCATTCAGTtgtttacaacttttttttctaaaaaccttcCTAACATTGTCAAATCGGTTTAACTATGGGTGATTGACGACCCGACACAAGAAGAAACGAATGGTTAGCGAACGATTTTTCCTCGCAAACAAATTTATATGATATGCGATTTCTTGGCAAAAAGAAAGGCGGGAaacatattttggaaaattgagaaaaatgcagTCATGAACAAAAAAGTGCTCGCCagcgatttgccaaaaaaagtgttgactcataatgaaacatttttttcaaaataaatacgCGTAAAcaccaataaattttaaatatattactATCGAAGAATCAGAACAAAAGGACACATTATTTGACGTGAACTTCCATTTTAACAAAgttaagatttaaaaaaaccctCCCCTAACTCCACTTCTCCTCGAAAAAAtctatttctcaattttctcgaCTTTGCATCAGTTCTCTCGATACAGAgtatttcatttcaaattatgaCAGAGACTGATTGTCCAACATGTCGTgagttttgcttttttaatttctccaaCATCAGTGCAtctttttagaatttccaaGTATCCAAACTCGAGATCGGCTAAATGATGTTTGCCAGTTTATCGTTCCACGTCAGCACAATACACTGATCGTCCCGAACTTCGGACAAGTCCCCGTGCTCAAGGGCGATCTTACTTGGCTTTCGCCAGAAGTCTTAACGTTCCTCAACGATTGTGTGCAGCTGATGACACCATGCGCTGTTCGGATCTGCAACGGAAGTGTTTTCGAGGCTCAGGAGCTCCGTGACGCTATTGCCAACGAGTTTGGTAACGAGGAGCAGCAAATGCTAGATcgtttccatctgaaaatggcGGATATTGGGTATGATGACGTCAGCGTTGTGACGAAGGACCGACTGGATGCGGATCCAGGAATCAGCTTGTCAAACGCCTCTGCAAGCCGAACATCAAGCTCAGGATCAGGAGAAGGCATCGAAAACGTCCGTCTCAGCTCGCATTACATGTCGCAGAAGATGTTCGATTTTAACAAGACAAAACTGTTTGACTGTTCGATGAGTGGACGCACCATGTACGTGGTACCATTTTCGATGGGAACAATCGGAAGTCGGCGTGCGGTGGTTGGAGTCCAGATTACTGATGATCCGGTTCTGGTGCTCAATTTGAGAACCACTTTTAGGTATGGTAGATCATAGATTGCACGCAATGTCTGCCTGCAGACTGACTTACTGGTTATGCGTATGAAAATCTCCGTTTGAGCTCCGTAGGCATAGTTCGCCTTGATGGCTACAAAGCTTTTAAACTTCAACTTATTTCATTTCAGAGTTCTCTCAAACATCTGGGACCACATCGCCGCCACCACCAACTTTCTGCGATGCGTTCACACAATCGGCATGCCGCGTCCGATTATCCGCAAAATCGTGACTCCATCTCCTGTTGAGACACCAGTTGGTAGTTTCCTCGTTCTGAAGCACGATGATCAAGAAGTATGGGCTCATGGTCACTCTTTTGGACGAACTCCAAGATATGGAAAGACTTTCTCGGTTCATGCGGCGTCCTGGTTGGGTGCCAAACAAGGATGGTTGGCAGAGAGCGCGGCAATTTTGGCGATTACCAGTAAGTCAAAAAGAAATCAGTCCTGTGTTTGACAATATATTTAAAGATCC includes:
- the pck-3 gene encoding phosphoenolpyruvate carboxykinase (GTP) (Confirmed by transcript evidence); its protein translation is MTETDCPTCQFPSIQTRDRLNDVCQFIVPRQHNTLIVPNFGQVPVLKGDLTWLSPEVLTFLNDCVQLMTPCAVRICNGSVFEAQELRDAIANEFGNEEQQMLDRFHLKMADIGYDDVSVVTKDRLDADPGISLSNASASRTSSSGSGEGIENVRLSSHYMSQKMFDFNKTKLFDCSMSGRTMYVVPFSMGTIGSRRAVVGVQITDDPVLVLNLRTTFRVLSNIWDHIAATTNFLRCVHTIGMPRPIIRKIVTPSPVETPVGSFLVLKHDDQEVWAHGHSFGRTPRYGKTFSVHAASWLGAKQGWLAESAAILAITNPKNDTIHVCYSSLTTIDSLQLSKGLAPGWKVTVVSEKSVWLHWHDGKIYGFSPENDEMEELGSPKNLANLLTGVISEYQIQSFDPQSTKWASDVGVPISALIFANRRHDQYPLILEANTWEEGVCVAAGIRVSSMKQQKISEESVKESVEGASPRRILVECPMLRADAINFSIAKYVKHWLEMGVGVKSSSENFENPPPPQIFFTNLYQEVDGKPLWPGGVDNARIFEYIYERCANPADLSKTISSGLGIVPKTLQLSAGTNLAPLLQVDIRFWLTELNKLRAFFNLQMECSLPPQLDKVLTDLAANL
- the nspb-6 gene encoding Nematode Specific Peptide family, group B (Product from WormBase gene class nspb;~Confirmed by transcript evidence); this encodes MFQKSLIVLALALFCISSSQVVYSPEVVASPYYYGAAPVAASAYPYAYAYGATAYPTAFYGWGSNKGQQARASAVPTQKLTNNQ